One part of the Gadus macrocephalus chromosome 8, ASM3116895v1 genome encodes these proteins:
- the LOC132463357 gene encoding mitochondrial coenzyme A transporter SLC25A42-like → MGNGVQDQRAAHTPGEVLPSASSSHSEPRPSVLNSLLSGALAGALAKTAVAPLDRTKIIFQVSSARFSAKEAYRLIYRTYLKDGFLSLWRGNSATMVRVIPYAAIQFCAHEQYKIFLGGIYGFQGKALPPIPRLLAGSMAGTTAAMLTYPLDMVRARMAVTPKEMYGNIVHVFGRISREEGLKTLYRGFTPTILGVVPYAGISFFTYETLKKVHAERSGRPQPYSYERLAFGACAGLLGQSASYPLDVVRRRMQTAGVTGHTYGTIAGTMREIVAEEGVVRGLYKGLSMNWVKGPIAVGISFTTFDLTQILLRKLQRMGYTSR, encoded by the exons ATGGGTAATGGTGTCCAGGACCAACGGGCAGCACACACACCGGGAGAAGTGTTGCCATCGGCCTCCTCCAGTCATTCCGAg CCAAGACCATCTGTCCTCAACTCCCTCCTGTCGGGCGCTCTAGCGGGTGCTCTGGCCAAGACAGCTGTAGCCCCGTTGGACAGAACCAAGATCATCTTCCAAG TGTCTTCCGCAAGATTTTCTGCCAAG gaggcctacaggttgATCTACCGGACCTACCTGAAGGATGGCTTCCTCAGCCTGTGGCGGGGGAACTCTGCCACCATGGTGCGGGTCATCCCCTACGCTGCCATCCAGTTCTGTGCTCATGAGCAGTACAAGATATTCCTGGGGGGAATATATGGCTTCCAAGGGAA GGCCCTGCCTCCGATACCACGGTTACTGGCTGGCTCCATGGCAGGTACCACAGCAGCCATGTTGACCTATCCTTTGGACATGGTACGTGCGAGGATGGCAGTCACACCCAAAGAAAT GTACGGTAACATAGTGCACGTGTTTGGACGGATCTCCCGGGAGGAGGGCCTGAAGACGCTGTACAGAGGCTTCACCCCCACCATCCTGGGCGTGGTGCCCTACGCAGGCATCAGCTTCTTCACCTACGAGACCCTCAAGAAGGTGCACGcag agcGAAGCGGCCGCCCCCAGCCCTACTCCTACGAGCGGCTGGCGTTCGGCGCGTGCGCGGGCCTGCTGGGCCAGTCGGCGTCCTACCCCCTGGACGTGGTGCGGCGGCGCATGCAGACGGCGGGCGTGACGGGCCACACCTACGGCACCATCGCCGGCACCATGCGGGAGATCGTGGCGGAGGAGGGCGTGGTGCGGGGCCTCTACAAGGGCCTGAGCATGAACTGGGTGAAGGGCCCCATCGCCGTGGGCATCAGCTTCACCACCTTCGACCTCACGCAGATCCTCCTGAGGAAGCTGCAACGAATGGGCTACACGTCCCGGTGA
- the armc6 gene encoding armadillo repeat-containing protein 6, translating to MARRRITQETFDAVVKENMDDFEMDPDDALKDAVEQFDSQGVDLTCIVKAVPVTSEDKQGDQMQVHEVLQALDALKNTGDITTITAESEIISDLKRFTEQCSIGFAQRHLASTKDAYPVILSCCKRSLEDKEGVIASLSALSALTNGQPDLLNAEGQTLLILILNKYREDPAVTSIGFRTIRHCCLKHEQNRQDLVKGGVLPLLTGAISRNTECGELVKEACATLRYMTFDDDIRVAFGNAHEHAKMIVQDHNALKIITAAAKAHVDNFSVLSELCATLSRLAVRNEYCQDICDLGGLKFMMTLLVDSYESQELVRQVFCALKAIAGNDDVKDAVVNAGGVPLIVIAMNRHMGNPHVCEQGSACLSVLALRKPKNCTVIMENGGTLAAVQCMRTHPDVVNVQRQACMLLRNLVSSMEHLCQPILAMGAQPLIAQALQTHGDLGDVFKAALRDLGCEVELKELWTGKKGSLTY from the exons ATGGCAAGACGTAGGATCACACAGGAAACCTTCGATGCGGTGGTCAAAGAAAACATGGATGATTTCGAGATGGATCCTGATGATGCTTTGAAGGATGCTGTGGAGCAGTTTGATTCTCAAG GTGTGGATCTCACCTGCATTGTCAAAGCTGTACCAGTTACATCTGAAGACAAACAAGGGGACCAAATGCAAGTTCACGAAGTCTTACAG GCACTGGACGCCTTAAAAAACACTGGTGACATAACAACCATTACCGCAGAGAGCGAGATCATTTCCGACCTAAAACGCTTCACAGAGCAGTGTTCCATTGGATTTGCCCAGCGGCACCTGGCTTCTACAAAAGATGCATATCCCGTCATCCTTTCCTGCTGCAAAAGGAGTTTAGAGGACAAGGAAGGTGTAATAGCTTCTCTCTCTGCCCTGTCTGCACTGACCAATGGACAGCCGGACTTGTTAAACGCAGAGGGTCAAACCCTTCTCATACTGATCCTAAACAAGTATCGAGAAGACCCCGCCGTTACGTCTATTGGCTTTCGCACAATACGTCACTGCTGCTTGAAGCATGAGCAGAACAGGCAAGATTTGGTGAAAGGGGGAGTGCTTCCTCTGCTTACCGGCGCCATCAGCCGTAACACGGAATGCGGCGAGCTGGTCAAAGAGGCCTGCGCCACTCTCCGGTACATGACCTTCGATGATGATATCAGAGTTGCGTTCGGGAACGCCCACGAGCATGCCAAGATGATTGTTCAGGACCACAACGCATTGAAGATCATAACTGCAGCTGCTAAAG CTCATGTGGATAATTTCTCTGTGCTGAGTGAATTGTGTGCTACTTTGTCCCGACTGGCTGTGAGGAATGAATATTGTCAAGACATCTGTGATTTGGGAGGACTAAAATTCATGATGACTTTGCTTGTAGACAGCTATGAGTCCCAG GAGTTGGTCCGTCAGGTTTTCTGCGCGTTAAAGGCAATCGCCGGGAACGACGATGTCAAAGACGCCGTGGTGAACGCGGGTGGAGTCCCGCTCATCGTCATCGCCATGAACAGACATATGGGCAACCCACAT GTGTGTGAGCAGGGCAGTGCCTGTCTCTCAGTCCTGGCCTTGCGTAAGCCCAAAAACTGCACAGTCATCATGGAGAACGGAGGTACTCTTGCAGCGGTCCAGTGTATGAGGACGCACCCGGATGTGGTTAATGTGCAG AGACAGGCGTGTATGCTGTTGAGGAACCTGGTGAGTAGCATGGAACACCTCTGCCAACCCATCCTGGCGATGGGTGCCCAGCCGCTGATAGCCCAGGCGCTGCAGACCCACGGAGACCTCGGGGATGTGTTCAAAGCGGCCCTCCGAGACCTGGGCTGTGAGGTGGAGCTCAAAGAGCTGTGGACGGGCAAGAAGGGCAGCCTCACATACTGA
- the mau2 gene encoding MAU2 chromatid cohesion factor homolog, producing MATATEAPESWYLALLGFAEHFRTSSPPKIRLCVHCLKAVFQFKPTQRIEARTHLQLGSVLYQHTKNIELARTHLEKAWFISQQIPQFEDVQFEAASLLSELYCQQNLVDSAKPLLRKAIQISQQTPYWHCRLLFQLAQLHTLEKDLVSACDLLGVGAEYARVVGSEYTRALFLLSKGMLLLMERKLSEVHPLLTLCSTIVENWHGNPIQKESLRVFFLVLQVTHYLDAGQIKSVKPCLKQLQQCIQTISTLHDDEILPSNSADLFHWLPKEHMCVLVYLVTVMHSMQAGYLEKAQKYTDKALMQLEKLKMLDSSPILPTFQVILLEHIIMCRLVTGHKATALQEISQVCQLFHQSSRLFTNHAAQLHTLLGLYCISVNCMDNAEAQFTAALQMTTHQELWTFIVTNLASVYIREGNRQQELYSLLERINPDQNFPVSSHCLRAAAFYIRGLFSFFEGRYNEAKRFLRETLKMSNAEDLNRLTACSLVLLGHIFFVLGNHRESSNMVVPAMQLASKIPDMSVQLWSSALLKDLNKSCGNTIDAHEAAQMHQTFSQQLLQDHMAACSLPEHNLIGWTEGLPPVQLQPQNGPTTGLTSLL from the exons ATGGCGACAGCCACAGAAGCCCCGGAGTCGTGGTACCTGGCCCTACTAGGATTTGCAGAGCACTTTCGCACGTCGAGTCCGCCTAAGATTCGTTTATGTGTCCATTGTTTGAAAGCCGTGTTTCAGTTCAAGCCGACCCAGAGGATAGAGGCCCGGACACATCTCCAGCTCGGCTCGGTGTTGTATCAACACACCAAGAACATCGAACTGGCCAGGACTCATCTAGAGAAAGCG TGGTTCATCTCCCAACAA ATCCCTCAATTCGAAGATGTCCAATTCGAAGCAGCAAGTCTTCTGTCAGAGCTATACTGTCAGCAG AACCTGGTGGACTCTGCCAAGCCACTGCTGCGCAAGGCCATCCAGATCTCTCAGCAGACGCCCTACTGGCACTGCAGACTGCTGTTCCAACTCGCC caACTGCACACCCTAGAGAAAGACCTGGTGTCCGCATGCGACCTTCTAGGGGTAGGAGCGGAATATGCAAGGGTCGTAGGCTCGGAATACACCAG aGCACTTTTCTTATTGAGTAAAGGAATG CTGCTTCTGATGGAGCGCAAGCTGAGCGAGGTGCACCCTCTGCTCACCCTGTGCAGTACTATCGTGGAGAACTGGCACGGAAACCCCATCCAGAAGGAGTCCCTCAGGGTCTTCTTCCTGGTGCTGCAGGTCACACATTACCTGGATGCCGGACAG aTCAAGAGTGTGAAGCCTTGCCTGAAGCAGTTGCAGCAGTGCATCCAGACCATCTCCACGCTGCACGACGACGAGATCCTGCCCAGCAACTCGGCCGACCTCTTCCACTGGCTGCCCAAGGAACacatgtgtgtgctggtgtacCTG GTCACCGTAATGCACTCCATGCAGGCCGGTTACTTGGAAAAGGCCCAGAAATACACAGACAAAGCATTGATGCAGCTGGAGAAGCTGAAAA TGCTGGACAGCAGTCCCATCCTGCCAACGTTTCAAGTCATTCTCCTGGAGCACATCATCATGTGTCGGCTGGTAACGGGACACAAGGCTACAGCTTTGCAAGAG ATCTCCCAGGTGTGCCAGCTGTTCCACCAGTCGTCTCGGCTATTCACTAACCACGCTGCCCAGCTTCATACGCTCCTG GGTCTCTATTGCATCTCCGTGAACTGCATGGACAACGCCGAGGCCCAGTTCACAGCTGCTCTTCAG ATGACAACGCACCAGGAGCTCTGGACCTTCATCGTGACCAACCTAGCCAGCGTCTACATCCGGGAAGGGAACCGGCagcaagag CTGTACAGTCTTCTGGAGCGCATTAATCCGGACCAAAACTTTCCCGTTAG CTCTCACTGTCTGCGAGCGGCAGCCTTCTACATCCGAGGGCTCTTCTCCTTCTTCGAGGGGCGCTACAACGAGGCCAA GAGGTTCCTGCGGGAGACCCTGAAGATGTCGAATGCAGAGGACCTCAACCGGCTGACGGCCTGCTCTCTGGTGCTCCTGGGCCACATCTTCTTTGTTCTAGGGAACCACAGG GAAAGCAGCAACATGGTGGTTCCCGCCATGCAGTTGGCCAGCAAGATCCCGGACATGTCGGTGCAGCTCTGGTCCTCGGCTCTCCTCAAAG ATCTCAACAAGTCGTGTGGGAACACCATCGACGCCCACGAGGCCGCCCAAATGCACCAGACCTTCTCCCAGCAGCTCCTGCAGGATCACATGGCGGCCTGCAGCCTCCCAGAGCACAACCTCATCGGA TGGACGGAAGGTCTTCCACCGgtgcagctgcagccgcagAATGGACCCACCACGGGCCTCACCAGTCTGCTCTGA